The Blattabacterium cuenoti genome includes the window AAAATTCCTTGCGGATTTTCCTTTTCAATAACCTTTTTGATAAAAAACGAGGTAATAGGTAAAAAATAAACCTTATCTACGATTTCATTGGAAGTTTGAACAGTAGCAATATTAGGGTTAATCAATATAGTATAAACTCCTTCTTCTTTAAGAGCTTTTAATGCTTGTGTTCCAGAATAATCAAATTCACCTGCTTCCCCTATTTTTAATGCACCTGATCCTAGGATAATAACTTTATCTATTTTCATTCTTTTGAAGATGGTTAATATTATATCTTCTAATAACAGAGTTCATAAAAATATCAAATAAAAATTCAGTATCCATAGGTCCACTAGATGCTTCTGGATGAAATTGCACAGAAAAAAAAGGTTTGCTATTATGAATAATTCCTTCACAAGTATTATCATTCAAATTTTTAAAAAACACTTTCCAGTTTCTATAAAGTTGGGGGGTATAATCTAATCCAAAACTATGATTTTGTGATGTAATAAAATGTTGTCTAGTATTGATCAATACTACTGGTTGATTAACTCCTCTATGTGCATATTCCAATTTATAAGTTTTTCCTCCAGCTGCTAGTCCCAACAATTGATGCCCTAGACAAATACCGAATATTGGTTTATCTATTTTCATCACCTTACGTATATAGTATATAGGAACTTTATAAAGTTTTGGATTTCCAGGACCATTAGAAAGTACTAATCCATCATATTTTTCTTTTGTAAAATCATAATCCCATGGAACTCTTATAATTGTACAATTTCTTGCTAATAAACAACGTAAAATATTATTCTTTAACCCGAAATCTACAATCAGTATTTTATATTTACCTTTTCCATATATAACTTTTTTACAAATAGAAACTTGTTTTGCTAAATTTTCTTGATTAGGATCATAAAAGGGAATATTTTCTTTTTCTATTAAAATTTTTCCCAACATAGATCCACCTTTTTTTCTCAATTTTTTAGCGAGTGATCTTGTATCTATGTTATATAATCCAGGTATACCATTATATTCTAACCAATCTGATAAAGTATATGTCATATTCCAATGGTATGGACGATTAGAATAATAAGAAATTAGTAATCCTGAGACTTGAATTTTATCTGATTCATAAAATGGACAAATATATCCTTCTTTTTTAGTATCCTCAGTATTGTTAAAATCAATTGGTACTCCATAATTTCCAATAATAGGATAAGTATAAGTTAGAATTTGTCCTTTGTAAGAAGGATCTGTTAAACTTTCTGGATAACCTGTCATTGCAGTGTTAAAAACTACTTCTCCAGAAGAAGAAACTGATGCTCCGAAATGAAACGCTTTATACTTTGTACCATCTTCTAATATTAACATTGCCTTTTTGTTACTACTACTATTCTCTTTCATGTTTTTCCTAAAAATGATAATGCGTTTTTTAACTTTTTAACAAACAAATTAACATGACATTCTTTAATACTCAATGGAGGTAACAATCGCAAAACATAAGGATTACTGGATACACCAACAAAAACTTTTTCTTTAAATATTAGAACATTTTTTAAATCATCAACAGTAAAATCAAATTCTAAGCCCATCATTAATCCTCTTCCTCTGATTTTTTTGATTGAAGATATTATATGTAATTTTTGTAACAATAATTCCCCCATTAGTTTAGCATTTGCAATTAAATTTTCTTTTTTAATGATCTCTAACACAGAAATTCCTGCAGTACAAGCTAAATGGCTACCACCAAAGGTAGTTCCCAACATTCCATGATAAGGTTTAAATTTAGGATGAATTAATACAGCTCCTATAGGAAATCCATTGCCCATTCCTTTAGCAATAGTTATTAAATCCGGTTTAATAGAATATAATTGATGAGCAAAAAATAATCCAGTTCTTCCATATCCACTTTGCACCTCATCAACAATAAATACCGCATCATATTTTTTGCATATTTTAGTTGCTTGACAAAAAAAATTTGATCCTGGATCAATAATACCAGAAATACCTTGTATTCCTTCCGTAATTACAGCACAAACATCTTCATGTTGTAATTCTTTTTCCAAAAGATCAAGATCTTTGTACTTGAGAAAAGTGATGTTATGTTGAGTATTGAATGGAGATACTAATTTATAATTATCCGTAACTGATACACTTCCACTAGTTCTTCCATGAAAAGCTCCTTTAAAAGCAATCACTTTTTTTTTACCTGTATGAAAAGAAGCAATTTTCAATGCATTTTCATTAGATTCCGTTCCAGAATTACAAAGAAATAATGAATACTCTTCATATCCTGAACTCTTTCCAAGTAAATTAGCTAATTTTTGTTGTTGATGAATAATAACACTATTTGAATAATAGGAAATTTGATTAATTTGATTTGTTAAAGATTGAATATAATTTGGATGTGAGTGCCCAATAGATATAACTGCATGTCCTCCATAAAAATCTAAATACATATTATTTTGTTGATCAAAAACATAAACTCCTTTACTCTGTTGCAGTTTTACATTTAGAATAGAATAAACATCAAATAATTTCATTATTGGTTTTTTTCAGAAACGAATAGATTTTAAATTTAAACCATAGGTTTCTACTAAATTAAACATCAGATTCATATTTTGTATAGCTTGACCAGAAGCTCCTTTGATTAAATTATCTATAATACTTATAACGATAAATTGATTTTTTCTTTCAATAAGGTGTAAAAAACATTTATTAGTATTAATCACTTGTTTTAAATCTATATTTGTTTCTGAAATTTCTACAAACGGATGATTGTTATAAAAATCATAATATATGTTTTTCTTTTTTTCTAAAGACATATTATCACTCAAAGTAGTATATACAGTTGATATAATTCCTCTAGAAAAATTTCCTCTATAAGGCACAAAATAAATGTATGGAGAAAAATTATTTTGCAATTGACAAATTGTTTGTTCTATTTCATTCAAATGTTGATGAGTAAATATATTATAAGTAGAAATATTGTTATTCCTCCAACTAAAATTATTTGTATCAATGATTTGTTTGCCTGAACCTGTAGAACCAGTAATAGAACTGATATGAATATCTTTTTTTAATAATTTTTTTTTAGCTAATGGTAACATTGCTAAAATAATTGCTGTAGCA containing:
- a CDS encoding aspartate aminotransferase family protein: MKLFDVYSILNVKLQQSKGVYVFDQQNNMYLDFYGGHAVISIGHSHPNYIQSLTNQINQISYYSNSVIIHQQQKLANLLGKSSGYEEYSLFLCNSGTESNENALKIASFHTGKKKVIAFKGAFHGRTSGSVSVTDNYKLVSPFNTQHNITFLKYKDLDLLEKELQHEDVCAVITEGIQGISGIIDPGSNFFCQATKICKKYDAVFIVDEVQSGYGRTGLFFAHQLYSIKPDLITIAKGMGNGFPIGAVLIHPKFKPYHGMLGTTFGGSHLACTAGISVLEIIKKENLIANAKLMGELLLQKLHIISSIKKIRGRGLMMGLEFDFTVDDLKNVLIFKEKVFVGVSSNPYVLRLLPPLSIKECHVNLFVKKLKNALSFLGKT
- the carA gene encoding glutamine-hydrolyzing carbamoyl-phosphate synthase small subunit, which gives rise to MKENSSSNKKAMLILEDGTKYKAFHFGASVSSSGEVVFNTAMTGYPESLTDPSYKGQILTYTYPIIGNYGVPIDFNNTEDTKKEGYICPFYESDKIQVSGLLISYYSNRPYHWNMTYTLSDWLEYNGIPGLYNIDTRSLAKKLRKKGGSMLGKILIEKENIPFYDPNQENLAKQVSICKKVIYGKGKYKILIVDFGLKNNILRCLLARNCTIIRVPWDYDFTKEKYDGLVLSNGPGNPKLYKVPIYYIRKVMKIDKPIFGICLGHQLLGLAAGGKTYKLEYAHRGVNQPVVLINTRQHFITSQNHSFGLDYTPQLYRNWKVFFKNLNDNTCEGIIHNSKPFFSVQFHPEASSGPMDTEFLFDIFMNSVIRRYNINHLQKNENR
- the argC gene encoding N-acetyl-gamma-glutamyl-phosphate reductase — its product is MIKIGIIGGTGYTAGELIRLLIYHPKAKIISVVSKSNPECLIHDVHQDILGEINMKFSQSLDPKIDLVFLCSGHGQSRKELQNIPKHSKVIDLSQDFRNDNQSSFKDRKFIYGLPELHRNIIQESNNIANPGCFATAIILAMLPLAKKKLLKKDIHISSITGSTGSGKQIIDTNNFSWRNNNISTYNIFTHQHLNEIEQTICQLQNNFSPYIYFVPYRGNFSRGIISTVYTTLSDNMSLEKKKNIYYDFYNNHPFVEISETNIDLKQVINTNKCFLHLIERKNQFIVISIIDNLIKGASGQAIQNMNLMFNLVETYGLNLKSIRF